One genomic region from Rosa rugosa chromosome 1, drRosRugo1.1, whole genome shotgun sequence encodes:
- the LOC133714808 gene encoding brefeldin A-inhibited guanine nucleotide-exchange protein 5 isoform X2 yields MAGGAAGGFVTRAYESMLKECSPKKYSDLQKAIQAYLDNVKAVNQAQQTTPQTAPSEKNQATDGDGSSLETEGEAPKTGAEPGQSQTPSHTAEEADSVGRPVSISGTVSTVLATAGNTLEGAQAELVLNPLRLAFDTKNLKVLEPALDCFHKLIAYDHLEGDPGLDDKSVPVFTDILNRVCSCVDNNSPDSTVLQVLKVLLTAVASTKFRVHGEPLLGVIRVCYNIALHSKSPVNQATSKAMLTQMISIIFRRMETDPVSSSGSVGQNSNTAQNSNTEAEETSVADQNEKGMTLGDQLNQVKETPIASVEELHNLAGGADIKGLEAVLDKAVHHEDGKKITRGIDLESMSIVQRDALLVFRTLCKMGMKEDNNEVTLKTRILSLELLQGLLEGVGHPFTRNFHFIDSVKAYLSYALLRASVSPSPIIFQYATGIFLVLLLRFRESLKGEIGIFFPLIVLRSLDGSDLPMNQKMSVLRMLEKVCKDPQMLVDIFVNYDCDLEAPNLFERMVTTLSRISQGTQNADPNMAAASQTTSIKGSSLQCLVNVLKSLVDWEKSRGESDSQIKNTRSLEGDASDKESVDVKSRQDTTTNFEKAKAHKSTLEAAISEFNRRPVKGVEYLRSNKLVENTPSSVAQFLKSTPSLDKAMIGEYLGHHEEFPLSVMHAYVDSMKFSGMKFDTAIRELLKGFRLPGEAQKIDRIMEKFAERYCADNPGLFKNADTAYVLAYAVIMLNTDAHNPMVWPKMSKSDFVRMNATEDPEDCAPTELLEEIYDSIIKEEIKMKDESTSLEKSGKYKPEGEERGRLVSILNLALPRRTLSSDTKSESEAIIKRAQDIFRNQGAQRGVFHTTQQIELVRPMVEAVGWPLLATFSVTMEEGENKSRVVLCMEGFKAGIHITHVLGMDTMRYAFLTSLVRFTFLHAPKEMRSKNVEALRTLLALCDSETGSLQDTWNAVLECVSRLEYITSTPGIAATVMQGSNQISKDAVLQSLRELAGKPSEQVFVNSVQLPSDSVVEFFTALCGVSAEELKQSPARVFSLQKLVEISYYNMARIRMVWARIWSVLANHFISAGSHHDEKIAMYAIDSLRQLGMKYLERAELANFTFQNDILKPFVVLMRNSRSETIRGLIVDCIVQMIKSKVGSIKSGWRSVFMIFTASADDELESIVESAFENVEQVILEHFDQVVGDCFMDCVNCLIRFANNRTSHRISLKAIALLRICEDRLAEGLIPGGALKPIEENETTTFDVTEHYWFPMLAGLSDLTSDTRPEVRSCALEVLFDLLNERGTKFSSSFWESIFHRVLFPIFDHVRNAGKESSTSSDEEWFRETSIHSLQLLCNLFNTFYKEVCFMLPPLLSLLLDCAKQTDQAVVSLSLGALVHLIEVGGHQFSESDWDTLLKSIRDALYTTQPLELLNALGFENLKNDRTLNLEVNTGDGASLMPVDYDGGDNRQFDANDRNPNASVESGAQMNLDGSEGLNSPSGSASKSAEDGNLQRSQTIGQRIMDNLFLRNLSSKPKSSDASVPSTPVKVPDAVEPDTKDEEESSVLGTCRGKCITQLLLLGAIDSIQKKYWSKLKSPQKIAIMDILLSALEFAASYNSYTNLRTRMHQISDERPPLNLLRQELTGTCIYLDILQKATSGFSANQEGNDEEKVEGLAEDKLVSFCEHVLREASELQSSSGDVTNMDIHRVLELRSPIIVKVLKGMCFMNQQVFRRHLRDFYPLLTKLVCCDQMDVRGALGDLFRAQLKALLP; encoded by the exons ATGGCGGGAGGCGCAGCTGGCGGCTTCGTGACGAGAGCCTATGAGTCCATGCTCAAAGAGTGCTCACCGAAAAAGTATTCCGATCTTCAGAAGGCAATTCAGGCTTATTTAG ACAATGTGAAAGCGGTTAATCAGGCTCAACAAACCACACCACAAACCGCTCCAAGTGAGAAGAATCAAGCTACAGATGGTGATGGAAG TTCTCTTGAAACAGAAGGTGAAGCTCCAAAAACTGGTGCAGAACCAGGTCAGTCTCAAACACCCTCACACACTGCCGAGGAGGCAGATTCTGTTGGCAGGCCAGTGAGCATAAGTGGAACTGTTTCAACTGTCCTAGCAACTGCTGGGAACACCTTAGAAGGCGCTCAGGCGGAGCTTGTTTTGAATCCCCTGCGACTTGCATTCGATACAAAGAACTTGAAAGTTCTAGAACCTGCTCTGGATTGTTTTCAT AAACTCATTGCGTACGATCATTTAGAGGGAGATCCTGGTTTAGACGATAAAAGTGTTCCGGTGTTTACCGACATTTTGAACAGGGTTTGCAGTTGTGTTGACAATAATTCACCTGATAG TACTGTTCTGCAAGTGTTGAAGGTCCTTCTTACTGCAGTGGCATCCACAAAGTTTAGAG TACATGGGGAACCTTTGCTGGGAGTTATCAGAGTGTGCTATAATATTGCTCTGCAcag CAAGAGTCCTGTCAACCAAGCTACATCAAAGGCAATGCTTACGCAGATGATCAGCATCATATTCAGGAGAATGGAGACCGATCCG GTTTCATCATCTGGTTCTGTTGgacaaaattcaaatacagcacaaaattcaaatacagaAGCTGAAGAAACTTCTGTGGCAGACCAAAATGAGAAAGGAATGACTTTAGGAGATCAACTTAACCAGGTTAAGGAGACACCCATTGCATCTGTTGAGGAACTTCATAATCTTGCAGGTGGTGCTGACATCAAg ggtttagaggCCGTCCTGGACAAAGCCGTGCATCATGAAGATGGCAAAAAGATAACCAG AGGGATTGACCTGGAGAGTATGAGCATAGTTCAACGTGATGCTTTACTGGTTTTCCGAACCCTGTGCAAG ATGGGCATGAAGGAAGATAACAACGAAGTTACGTTGAAGACGAGGATTTTATCTCTTGAGCTTCTGCAG GGTTTGTTGGAAGGAGTTGGTCATCCATTTACTAGGAACTTCCATTTTATTGATTCCGTGAAAGCATACCTATCATATGCTTTGTTGCGGGCTTCAGTTTCGCCGTCCCCTATTATATTTCAG TATGCAACTGGAATTTTTTTAGTGCTTTTGTTGCGGTTTAGAGAGAGTCTCAAG GGTGAAATAGGCATCTTCTTTCCCTTGATAGTTCTCCGGTCCCTGGATGGCTCGGATTTACCCATGAACCAGAAAATGAGTGTTCTTAG GATGTTAGAAAAAGTTTGCAAAGATCCTCAGATGCTTGTTGACATATTTGTGAACTATGACTGTGATCTTGAGGCACCGAACTTGTTTGAGCGGATG GTTACAACTCTATCCAGAATATCTCAAGGGACGCAAAATGCAGATCCGAATATGGCTGCTGCATCCCAGACTACTTCAATAAAGGGTTCATCTCTTCAG TGTCTTGTGAATGTGCTTAAATCACTCGTAGATTGGGAAAAGTCACGTGGAGAatcagatagccagattaaaaACACTCGGTCTCTGGAAGGAGATGCTTCAGATAAAGAGTCTGTTGATGTGAAAAGCAGGCAAGATACAACCACTAACTTTGAGAAGGCAAAAGCTCACAAGTCTACACTGGAAGCTGCCATATCTGAG TTCAACAGGCGACCAGTGAAGGGTGTAGAGTATCTGAGATCAAATAAATTAGTGGAAAACACACCTAGTTCAGTTGCCCAATTTTTGAAAAGTACTCCCAGTTTGGACAAG GCTATGATTGGGGAATATTTGGGCCATCATGAAGAATTTCCGCTTTCTGTTATGCATGCTTATGTAGATTCCATGAAATTTTCGGGAATGAAGTTTGATACTGCAATTCGTGAACTTCTTAAAGGATTCCGACTTCCAGGGGAAGCTCAAAAGATAGATCGCATCATGGAAAAGTTTGCAGAAAG ATACTGTGCAGATAATCCAGGCCTCTTCAAAAATGCAGATACTGCTTACGTTCTTGCATATGCAGTTATTATGTTGAATACTGATGCGCATAATCCAATGGTGTGGCCTAAGATGTCCAAGTCAGATTTTGTGCGCATGAATGCCACTGAAGATCCAGAAGATTGTGCTCCAACAGAACTTCTGGAAGAAATCTATGACTCAATTATTAAAGAAGAGATAAAGATGAAAGATGAGAGTACTAGTCTCGAGAAAAGTGGCAAATATAAGCCAGAAGGTGAAGAGAGAGGACGACTTGTCAGTATTCTTAATCTGGCTCTTCCCAGAAGGACACTGTCTTCTGATACCAAGTCTGAAAGTGAAGCTATCATAAAGAGAGCACAAGATATATTTAGGAATCAAGGAGCACAAAGAGGGGTCTTCCATACTACACAGCAGATAGAACTTGTAAGGCCTATGGTAGAAGCTGTTGGATGGCCTTTGCTTGCTACCTTCTCTGTTACAATGGAGGAGGGTGAGAATAAGTCGAGGGTTGTTCTCTGCATGGAAGGATTTAAAGCAGGAATACACATTACACATGTTCTGGGGATGGATACCATGCGCTATGCCTTCTTAACATCTCTGGTCAG ATTTACATTCTTGCATGCTCCAAAGGAAATGCGTAGTAAAAATGTGGAAGCATTGCGAACTCTTCTAGCTCTTTGTGACTCAGAGACTGGGTCCCTTCAAGACACATGGAATGCAGTTTTGGAATGTGTTTCACGGCTTGAATACATCACTTCGACCCCTGGTATTGCTGCAACAGTCATGCAGGGATCAAACCAAATCTCTAAAGATGCTGTTCTTCAATCTCTAAGAGAATTGGCTGGAAAACCTTCTGAGCAAGTATTTGTGAATAGTGTTCAGCTTCCCAGTGATTCTGTAGTGGAGTTCTTCACTGCACTCTGTGGTGTATCAGCGGAAGAACTGAAACAAAGTCCAGCTCGGGTTTTTAGCTTGCAGAAACTTGTTGAGATCAGCTACTACAACATGGCTCGTATACGCATG GTCTGGGCTAGGATATGGTCTGTTTTGGCAAACCACTTTATTTCAGCTGGGAGTCATCATGATGAGAAAATTGCTATGTATGCCATAGATTCTCTAAGGCAACTTGGTATGAAGTATCTGGAGCGAGCTGAACTTGCCAATTTCACATTCCAAAATGACATTCTTAAGCCTTTTGTTGTTCTTATGCGCAATAGTCGAAGTGAAACCATAAGGGGCCTAATTGTTGACTGCATTGTTCAA ATGATAAAATCTAAAGTGGGGAGCATCAAGTCTGGTTGGCGTAGTGTTTTCATGATTTTTACAGCTTCTGCAGATGATGAATTGGAATCTATTGTTGAAAGTGCATTTGAAAATGTCGAACAGG TGATCTTGGAACACTTTGATCAAGTTGTTGGAGATTGTTTTATGGACTGTGTCAACTGTCTTATTAGATTTGCAAATAATAGAACTTCACACCGTATAAGTTTGAAGGCTATTGCACTCCTGCGCATATGTGAGGATCGTTTGGCTGAG GGTCTTATACCTGGTGGTGCTTTGAAGCCTATAGAAGAAAATGAGACTACAACTTTTGATGTGACTGAGCATTATTGGTTCCCAATGCTGGCTGGTTTGTCTGATCTGACATCAGATACAAGACCAGAAGTCAGAAGCTGTGCGCTTGAAGTTTTGTTTGATCTACTGAATGAGAGAGGTACCAAGTTCTCGTCATCCTTTTGGGAGAGCATCTTCCATCGTGTCTTGTTTCCCATATTTGATCATGTAAGAAATGCTGGAAAGGAAAGCTCGACTTCTTCTGATGAGGAATGGTTCCGTGAAACAAGCATTCACTCACTTCAGTTGCTGTGCAACCTTTTCAACACTTTTTATAAG GAGGTATGTTTTATGTTGCCACCACTACTCAGTCTACTGTTAGATTGTGCTAAACAGACTGATCAAGCAGTGGTTTCGTTATCTCTGGGTGCACTGGTTCATCTCATTGAAGTTGGAGGACATCAATTTAGTGAGAGTGATTGGGATACGTTATTGAAAAGCATAAG AGATGCTTTGTACACAACACAACCACTTGAACTGCTAAATGCTTTGGGTTTTGAGAACCTGAAGAATGATAGGACATTAAATTTAGAGGTCAATACCGGTGATGGTGCTTCCTTAATGCCTGTTGACTATGATGGGGGGGACAATCGTCAGTTTGATGCCAATGATAGAAATCCAAATGCATCAGTCGAATCAGGGGCACAAATGAACTTGGATGGATCTGAAG GCCTCAACTCACCATCAGGATCTGCTTCAAAATCTGCTGAAGATGGAAACCTCCAACGTAGTCAAACAATAGGTCAAAGAATTATGGATAACCTGTTTCTCAGAAATCTTTCATCTAAGCCTAAGAGTTCTGATGCTTCAGTACCATCTACTCCAGTTAAG GTTCCTGATGCTGTCGAGCCTGATACCAAAGATGAGGAGGAAAGCTCTGTATTGGGAACTTGTAGGGGCAAATGCATTACTCAATTATTACTTCTGGGGGCCATTGATAGTATCcag AAGAAATACTGGAGCAAGTTGAAGTCACCACAGAAGATTGCTATAATGGACATTTTGCTGTCCGCGTTAGAATTTGCAGCTTCCTACAATTCATATACCAATCTCAGGACACGCATGCACCAAATTTCTGATGAGAG GCCACCTCTGAATCTTCTTCGCCAAGAGTTAACAGGAACTTGCATATATCTGGACATCTTACAGAAAGCAACTTCCGGGTTTAGTGCCAATCAAGAGGGAAATGATGAAGAGAAAGTTGAAGGATTGGCAGAAGACAAACTGGTGTCTTTCTGCGAACATGTACTCAGGGAGGCATCCGAGCTGCAGTCCAGCTCTGGAGACGTGACTAATATGGATATTCACCGTGTTCTGGAGTTACGATCTCCAATAATTGTTAAG GTGCTCAAAGGCATGTGCTTTATGAACCAACAGGTTTTCAGAAGACATCTGAGAGACTTCTATCCTTTGCTTACAAAACTTGTATGCTGCGACCAG ATGGATGTTCGTGGAGCTCTTGGTGATCTATTTAGGGCACAATTGAAAGCACTTCTGCCGTAG
- the LOC133714808 gene encoding brefeldin A-inhibited guanine nucleotide-exchange protein 5 isoform X1 has translation MAGGAAGGFVTRAYESMLKECSPKKYSDLQKAIQAYLDNVKAVNQAQQTTPQTAPSEKNQATDGDGSSLETEGEAPKTGAEPGQSQTPSHTAEEADSVGRPVSISGTVSTVLATAGNTLEGAQAELVLNPLRLAFDTKNLKVLEPALDCFHKLIAYDHLEGDPGLDDKSVPVFTDILNRVCSCVDNNSPDSTVLQVLKVLLTAVASTKFRVHGEPLLGVIRVCYNIALHSKSPVNQATSKAMLTQMISIIFRRMETDPELQVSSSGSVGQNSNTAQNSNTEAEETSVADQNEKGMTLGDQLNQVKETPIASVEELHNLAGGADIKGLEAVLDKAVHHEDGKKITRGIDLESMSIVQRDALLVFRTLCKMGMKEDNNEVTLKTRILSLELLQGLLEGVGHPFTRNFHFIDSVKAYLSYALLRASVSPSPIIFQYATGIFLVLLLRFRESLKGEIGIFFPLIVLRSLDGSDLPMNQKMSVLRMLEKVCKDPQMLVDIFVNYDCDLEAPNLFERMVTTLSRISQGTQNADPNMAAASQTTSIKGSSLQCLVNVLKSLVDWEKSRGESDSQIKNTRSLEGDASDKESVDVKSRQDTTTNFEKAKAHKSTLEAAISEFNRRPVKGVEYLRSNKLVENTPSSVAQFLKSTPSLDKAMIGEYLGHHEEFPLSVMHAYVDSMKFSGMKFDTAIRELLKGFRLPGEAQKIDRIMEKFAERYCADNPGLFKNADTAYVLAYAVIMLNTDAHNPMVWPKMSKSDFVRMNATEDPEDCAPTELLEEIYDSIIKEEIKMKDESTSLEKSGKYKPEGEERGRLVSILNLALPRRTLSSDTKSESEAIIKRAQDIFRNQGAQRGVFHTTQQIELVRPMVEAVGWPLLATFSVTMEEGENKSRVVLCMEGFKAGIHITHVLGMDTMRYAFLTSLVRFTFLHAPKEMRSKNVEALRTLLALCDSETGSLQDTWNAVLECVSRLEYITSTPGIAATVMQGSNQISKDAVLQSLRELAGKPSEQVFVNSVQLPSDSVVEFFTALCGVSAEELKQSPARVFSLQKLVEISYYNMARIRMVWARIWSVLANHFISAGSHHDEKIAMYAIDSLRQLGMKYLERAELANFTFQNDILKPFVVLMRNSRSETIRGLIVDCIVQMIKSKVGSIKSGWRSVFMIFTASADDELESIVESAFENVEQVILEHFDQVVGDCFMDCVNCLIRFANNRTSHRISLKAIALLRICEDRLAEGLIPGGALKPIEENETTTFDVTEHYWFPMLAGLSDLTSDTRPEVRSCALEVLFDLLNERGTKFSSSFWESIFHRVLFPIFDHVRNAGKESSTSSDEEWFRETSIHSLQLLCNLFNTFYKEVCFMLPPLLSLLLDCAKQTDQAVVSLSLGALVHLIEVGGHQFSESDWDTLLKSIRDALYTTQPLELLNALGFENLKNDRTLNLEVNTGDGASLMPVDYDGGDNRQFDANDRNPNASVESGAQMNLDGSEGLNSPSGSASKSAEDGNLQRSQTIGQRIMDNLFLRNLSSKPKSSDASVPSTPVKVPDAVEPDTKDEEESSVLGTCRGKCITQLLLLGAIDSIQKKYWSKLKSPQKIAIMDILLSALEFAASYNSYTNLRTRMHQISDERPPLNLLRQELTGTCIYLDILQKATSGFSANQEGNDEEKVEGLAEDKLVSFCEHVLREASELQSSSGDVTNMDIHRVLELRSPIIVKVLKGMCFMNQQVFRRHLRDFYPLLTKLVCCDQMDVRGALGDLFRAQLKALLP, from the exons ATGGCGGGAGGCGCAGCTGGCGGCTTCGTGACGAGAGCCTATGAGTCCATGCTCAAAGAGTGCTCACCGAAAAAGTATTCCGATCTTCAGAAGGCAATTCAGGCTTATTTAG ACAATGTGAAAGCGGTTAATCAGGCTCAACAAACCACACCACAAACCGCTCCAAGTGAGAAGAATCAAGCTACAGATGGTGATGGAAG TTCTCTTGAAACAGAAGGTGAAGCTCCAAAAACTGGTGCAGAACCAGGTCAGTCTCAAACACCCTCACACACTGCCGAGGAGGCAGATTCTGTTGGCAGGCCAGTGAGCATAAGTGGAACTGTTTCAACTGTCCTAGCAACTGCTGGGAACACCTTAGAAGGCGCTCAGGCGGAGCTTGTTTTGAATCCCCTGCGACTTGCATTCGATACAAAGAACTTGAAAGTTCTAGAACCTGCTCTGGATTGTTTTCAT AAACTCATTGCGTACGATCATTTAGAGGGAGATCCTGGTTTAGACGATAAAAGTGTTCCGGTGTTTACCGACATTTTGAACAGGGTTTGCAGTTGTGTTGACAATAATTCACCTGATAG TACTGTTCTGCAAGTGTTGAAGGTCCTTCTTACTGCAGTGGCATCCACAAAGTTTAGAG TACATGGGGAACCTTTGCTGGGAGTTATCAGAGTGTGCTATAATATTGCTCTGCAcag CAAGAGTCCTGTCAACCAAGCTACATCAAAGGCAATGCTTACGCAGATGATCAGCATCATATTCAGGAGAATGGAGACCGATCCG GAACTTCAGGTTTCATCATCTGGTTCTGTTGgacaaaattcaaatacagcacaaaattcaaatacagaAGCTGAAGAAACTTCTGTGGCAGACCAAAATGAGAAAGGAATGACTTTAGGAGATCAACTTAACCAGGTTAAGGAGACACCCATTGCATCTGTTGAGGAACTTCATAATCTTGCAGGTGGTGCTGACATCAAg ggtttagaggCCGTCCTGGACAAAGCCGTGCATCATGAAGATGGCAAAAAGATAACCAG AGGGATTGACCTGGAGAGTATGAGCATAGTTCAACGTGATGCTTTACTGGTTTTCCGAACCCTGTGCAAG ATGGGCATGAAGGAAGATAACAACGAAGTTACGTTGAAGACGAGGATTTTATCTCTTGAGCTTCTGCAG GGTTTGTTGGAAGGAGTTGGTCATCCATTTACTAGGAACTTCCATTTTATTGATTCCGTGAAAGCATACCTATCATATGCTTTGTTGCGGGCTTCAGTTTCGCCGTCCCCTATTATATTTCAG TATGCAACTGGAATTTTTTTAGTGCTTTTGTTGCGGTTTAGAGAGAGTCTCAAG GGTGAAATAGGCATCTTCTTTCCCTTGATAGTTCTCCGGTCCCTGGATGGCTCGGATTTACCCATGAACCAGAAAATGAGTGTTCTTAG GATGTTAGAAAAAGTTTGCAAAGATCCTCAGATGCTTGTTGACATATTTGTGAACTATGACTGTGATCTTGAGGCACCGAACTTGTTTGAGCGGATG GTTACAACTCTATCCAGAATATCTCAAGGGACGCAAAATGCAGATCCGAATATGGCTGCTGCATCCCAGACTACTTCAATAAAGGGTTCATCTCTTCAG TGTCTTGTGAATGTGCTTAAATCACTCGTAGATTGGGAAAAGTCACGTGGAGAatcagatagccagattaaaaACACTCGGTCTCTGGAAGGAGATGCTTCAGATAAAGAGTCTGTTGATGTGAAAAGCAGGCAAGATACAACCACTAACTTTGAGAAGGCAAAAGCTCACAAGTCTACACTGGAAGCTGCCATATCTGAG TTCAACAGGCGACCAGTGAAGGGTGTAGAGTATCTGAGATCAAATAAATTAGTGGAAAACACACCTAGTTCAGTTGCCCAATTTTTGAAAAGTACTCCCAGTTTGGACAAG GCTATGATTGGGGAATATTTGGGCCATCATGAAGAATTTCCGCTTTCTGTTATGCATGCTTATGTAGATTCCATGAAATTTTCGGGAATGAAGTTTGATACTGCAATTCGTGAACTTCTTAAAGGATTCCGACTTCCAGGGGAAGCTCAAAAGATAGATCGCATCATGGAAAAGTTTGCAGAAAG ATACTGTGCAGATAATCCAGGCCTCTTCAAAAATGCAGATACTGCTTACGTTCTTGCATATGCAGTTATTATGTTGAATACTGATGCGCATAATCCAATGGTGTGGCCTAAGATGTCCAAGTCAGATTTTGTGCGCATGAATGCCACTGAAGATCCAGAAGATTGTGCTCCAACAGAACTTCTGGAAGAAATCTATGACTCAATTATTAAAGAAGAGATAAAGATGAAAGATGAGAGTACTAGTCTCGAGAAAAGTGGCAAATATAAGCCAGAAGGTGAAGAGAGAGGACGACTTGTCAGTATTCTTAATCTGGCTCTTCCCAGAAGGACACTGTCTTCTGATACCAAGTCTGAAAGTGAAGCTATCATAAAGAGAGCACAAGATATATTTAGGAATCAAGGAGCACAAAGAGGGGTCTTCCATACTACACAGCAGATAGAACTTGTAAGGCCTATGGTAGAAGCTGTTGGATGGCCTTTGCTTGCTACCTTCTCTGTTACAATGGAGGAGGGTGAGAATAAGTCGAGGGTTGTTCTCTGCATGGAAGGATTTAAAGCAGGAATACACATTACACATGTTCTGGGGATGGATACCATGCGCTATGCCTTCTTAACATCTCTGGTCAG ATTTACATTCTTGCATGCTCCAAAGGAAATGCGTAGTAAAAATGTGGAAGCATTGCGAACTCTTCTAGCTCTTTGTGACTCAGAGACTGGGTCCCTTCAAGACACATGGAATGCAGTTTTGGAATGTGTTTCACGGCTTGAATACATCACTTCGACCCCTGGTATTGCTGCAACAGTCATGCAGGGATCAAACCAAATCTCTAAAGATGCTGTTCTTCAATCTCTAAGAGAATTGGCTGGAAAACCTTCTGAGCAAGTATTTGTGAATAGTGTTCAGCTTCCCAGTGATTCTGTAGTGGAGTTCTTCACTGCACTCTGTGGTGTATCAGCGGAAGAACTGAAACAAAGTCCAGCTCGGGTTTTTAGCTTGCAGAAACTTGTTGAGATCAGCTACTACAACATGGCTCGTATACGCATG GTCTGGGCTAGGATATGGTCTGTTTTGGCAAACCACTTTATTTCAGCTGGGAGTCATCATGATGAGAAAATTGCTATGTATGCCATAGATTCTCTAAGGCAACTTGGTATGAAGTATCTGGAGCGAGCTGAACTTGCCAATTTCACATTCCAAAATGACATTCTTAAGCCTTTTGTTGTTCTTATGCGCAATAGTCGAAGTGAAACCATAAGGGGCCTAATTGTTGACTGCATTGTTCAA ATGATAAAATCTAAAGTGGGGAGCATCAAGTCTGGTTGGCGTAGTGTTTTCATGATTTTTACAGCTTCTGCAGATGATGAATTGGAATCTATTGTTGAAAGTGCATTTGAAAATGTCGAACAGG TGATCTTGGAACACTTTGATCAAGTTGTTGGAGATTGTTTTATGGACTGTGTCAACTGTCTTATTAGATTTGCAAATAATAGAACTTCACACCGTATAAGTTTGAAGGCTATTGCACTCCTGCGCATATGTGAGGATCGTTTGGCTGAG GGTCTTATACCTGGTGGTGCTTTGAAGCCTATAGAAGAAAATGAGACTACAACTTTTGATGTGACTGAGCATTATTGGTTCCCAATGCTGGCTGGTTTGTCTGATCTGACATCAGATACAAGACCAGAAGTCAGAAGCTGTGCGCTTGAAGTTTTGTTTGATCTACTGAATGAGAGAGGTACCAAGTTCTCGTCATCCTTTTGGGAGAGCATCTTCCATCGTGTCTTGTTTCCCATATTTGATCATGTAAGAAATGCTGGAAAGGAAAGCTCGACTTCTTCTGATGAGGAATGGTTCCGTGAAACAAGCATTCACTCACTTCAGTTGCTGTGCAACCTTTTCAACACTTTTTATAAG GAGGTATGTTTTATGTTGCCACCACTACTCAGTCTACTGTTAGATTGTGCTAAACAGACTGATCAAGCAGTGGTTTCGTTATCTCTGGGTGCACTGGTTCATCTCATTGAAGTTGGAGGACATCAATTTAGTGAGAGTGATTGGGATACGTTATTGAAAAGCATAAG AGATGCTTTGTACACAACACAACCACTTGAACTGCTAAATGCTTTGGGTTTTGAGAACCTGAAGAATGATAGGACATTAAATTTAGAGGTCAATACCGGTGATGGTGCTTCCTTAATGCCTGTTGACTATGATGGGGGGGACAATCGTCAGTTTGATGCCAATGATAGAAATCCAAATGCATCAGTCGAATCAGGGGCACAAATGAACTTGGATGGATCTGAAG GCCTCAACTCACCATCAGGATCTGCTTCAAAATCTGCTGAAGATGGAAACCTCCAACGTAGTCAAACAATAGGTCAAAGAATTATGGATAACCTGTTTCTCAGAAATCTTTCATCTAAGCCTAAGAGTTCTGATGCTTCAGTACCATCTACTCCAGTTAAG GTTCCTGATGCTGTCGAGCCTGATACCAAAGATGAGGAGGAAAGCTCTGTATTGGGAACTTGTAGGGGCAAATGCATTACTCAATTATTACTTCTGGGGGCCATTGATAGTATCcag AAGAAATACTGGAGCAAGTTGAAGTCACCACAGAAGATTGCTATAATGGACATTTTGCTGTCCGCGTTAGAATTTGCAGCTTCCTACAATTCATATACCAATCTCAGGACACGCATGCACCAAATTTCTGATGAGAG GCCACCTCTGAATCTTCTTCGCCAAGAGTTAACAGGAACTTGCATATATCTGGACATCTTACAGAAAGCAACTTCCGGGTTTAGTGCCAATCAAGAGGGAAATGATGAAGAGAAAGTTGAAGGATTGGCAGAAGACAAACTGGTGTCTTTCTGCGAACATGTACTCAGGGAGGCATCCGAGCTGCAGTCCAGCTCTGGAGACGTGACTAATATGGATATTCACCGTGTTCTGGAGTTACGATCTCCAATAATTGTTAAG GTGCTCAAAGGCATGTGCTTTATGAACCAACAGGTTTTCAGAAGACATCTGAGAGACTTCTATCCTTTGCTTACAAAACTTGTATGCTGCGACCAG ATGGATGTTCGTGGAGCTCTTGGTGATCTATTTAGGGCACAATTGAAAGCACTTCTGCCGTAG